CCTGTGCGGCCGCTCGTGGCGGCGGATGTGGCCATCCTATGCGCGACACGACACCTATAGCACCTAATAGACTCCATGATAGGATATGAACTATGACGGACTCCATTGGAATCAGCGGGCCGCGGCGGGTATATGCCGTGTGCAACCAGAAGGGCGGTTCCGGCAAAACCACCAGCACCTACCACCTCGCCCACGCCGCCGCCGCGGCCGGGCGACGGGTTCTCGTAGTCGACCTCGACCCGCAGCGCAACCTCACCGACGCCCTCGCCGCCGACACCTACGACCCCGTCGGACGGGACACCCTGTGTGACCTACTCGAACCGCGCACCACGCTTTCGCCCGCAGACCTAACCGTGGCGGGCATCCGCGAGAACATCACCGTCCTACCCTCCCCCGGGGTCATCCTCGCCGACGCCGACAAAGCGCCCTGGGCTCAGCGAGTCGGCAGGGAACGTCGCCTCGCCGAGATCCTCGCCGATGCCGACGGCTACGACACCGTGCTCATCGACTGTGGCCCGCACATGGACCTGCTGATGACCAATGCGCTCGCCGCCGCGACCGCCGTCATCATCCCCACCAGCCCCGAACAGTTCGGGCTGCAAGGGTTCGAGGACCTGCTCGACACCATCGACACCGTGCGCACCTACATCAACCCCGCCCTGGTCACTGCCGGTGTCCTGCTCAACCAGGTTGAGCGCACCCGCCGTATGGCCCACTGGAAAAGCGTCCTCGACGATGCCCTCGTCGGGTACGGGCTCGACTACCTCGAACGGCCCATCCAGCGCGCCACCTGGATACCCGAAGCCGTCGAGGCCGGCGTCAGCCTGACCGACCTCGGCACCGCCCCGGCACGTGAGCTCGCCCGCGTGTACGGGCAATGCCTCGACACGATCGCCACCCGAGAGGACCACGTCCATGCCGAGTAAGCCTGAACCTCGCGGGCTGCGGCGCCAGCGGCCGCACCCCGCCGTCCCGGCAGAGCAACGCCCGCCCGAGCCTGCCCGCGGCAATGCTTCCGGCGTCTACCTGGCCAATGGGAAGATCAAAAAGAGCTACTACCTAGAGCGTGAGACGGTCCAGCGGCTCAAAGACGCCACGAAGGGCACCGCCAGCCGCGTCGACCTGCCCGACGGAATCTCGGCGATGGCCGATGCCGCGATCAACTTCTATGTCGATCACCTCGAACGTGAATACAACGCGGGCAAGCCGTTCCCCGTCTTCGAGGGGCGCAGCAGGCGAGGCCCCCAGGGATAACTGCAGAAGCGAAGAAGGTGGTCCTGGCGGGAGGTAGGAGTCCCGCCAGGACCTGGCACACCACCAGAAAGGACCTGGTTATGTACCAGAACAGGATGCTAACCGACCGTGTCTACCGGCGCCGTCGCCTCGGCGCGCTCATCGTCGTGCTCGCGGTCGGCGCCGTCGTCGTCTACGTGCTCGCCGTGGGGGCGCTGCAAGTCGCCGTGACCTGGGGATTAGGTGCTGTGTGATCGAGGGTTGCCGCACCGGCGGAACCGGCACTGCCACGATGCAGACCGCACGTGCCCAGCACCGATCACGACGACAGGAGCATCCCATGCGCCATCGCATCCGCATCGCCGCCGGCCTCGCGGGCCTCGCCGGCATCACCGCCCTCGCCACCGCAGGCT
The Tomitella fengzijianii genome window above contains:
- a CDS encoding ParA family protein, with the protein product MTDSIGISGPRRVYAVCNQKGGSGKTTSTYHLAHAAAAAGRRVLVVDLDPQRNLTDALAADTYDPVGRDTLCDLLEPRTTLSPADLTVAGIRENITVLPSPGVILADADKAPWAQRVGRERRLAEILADADGYDTVLIDCGPHMDLLMTNALAAATAVIIPTSPEQFGLQGFEDLLDTIDTVRTYINPALVTAGVLLNQVERTRRMAHWKSVLDDALVGYGLDYLERPIQRATWIPEAVEAGVSLTDLGTAPARELARVYGQCLDTIATREDHVHAE